The proteins below come from a single Deltaproteobacteria bacterium genomic window:
- a CDS encoding ABC transporter ATP-binding protein, with product MRQTSIIETVDLTIRFGGHVAVNQVTLKIPPQTFKSIIGPNGAGKTTFFNIISGQYPPSGGKVFFKGRDITQLSPAVRTQLGIGRSFQLTNLFLSLTVLENVRLAVQSQRNLGFNFWKNYLHFSECEDRAYHLLEMVLLDKKWNVPASSLTHGEQRKLEIAVLLALEPEVLLLDEPTAGMSLEEVPSILELLMEIKEKRDKTILLVEHKLDVLMALSDSIAVLHEGRLIADDRPEVISQNRIVQEAYFGGGPASA from the coding sequence ATGCGCCAAACTTCGATTATAGAAACGGTAGATCTCACCATCCGGTTCGGCGGACATGTGGCGGTGAACCAGGTCACCCTGAAAATCCCTCCGCAGACCTTCAAATCCATTATCGGGCCGAATGGAGCGGGGAAGACCACTTTTTTTAACATCATTTCCGGTCAATATCCTCCCAGTGGAGGGAAGGTTTTTTTCAAGGGCCGCGATATCACCCAGCTCTCTCCCGCGGTCCGGACCCAGTTGGGTATCGGAAGGTCTTTCCAGCTTACCAATTTGTTTTTATCCCTGACGGTCCTGGAAAACGTCCGGTTGGCCGTTCAATCCCAAAGGAACCTTGGGTTCAATTTTTGGAAAAATTATCTCCATTTTTCCGAATGTGAAGACCGGGCCTATCACCTTCTGGAAATGGTTTTATTGGACAAAAAATGGAATGTTCCGGCCAGCAGCCTGACCCACGGTGAACAACGGAAACTGGAAATCGCCGTACTACTGGCCCTGGAGCCGGAAGTACTCCTCTTGGATGAACCTACGGCCGGTATGTCCCTGGAAGAAGTCCCTTCCATTTTGGAACTCCTCATGGAGATCAAGGAAAAACGGGATAAAACGATTCTTCTGGTGGAGCACAAACTGGATGTCTTGATGGCCCTCTCCGATTCCATTGCCGTCCTCCATGAAGGCAGGCTCATTGCCGATGACCGGCCTGAGGTCATCAGTCAAAACCGAATCGTCCAGGAAGCCTATTTTGGAGGAGGCCCAGCCAGTGCCTGA
- a CDS encoding Crp/Fnr family transcriptional regulator → MSLFHWVTRGMTMQFSEKVQILKKSPIFSILNESEQLELSKIAFERALKSGEFLFQEEERCEYFYVLVEGKIRASLYSSLGKDLTLITYLRPGEILGPTSIFRDRPPSGSMQAVVPTQVLGFNKNEFVSFILGHPLIMLEMLKVLAARVSELNRRLRDVAGERVEQRLFRVMLTLSRRLGPTFTITRQELADMVGATTETIIRILSSLQKEKIIASVRGKVTILDEARLRVLSEGLS, encoded by the coding sequence ATGTCATTATTTCATTGGGTTACCCGAGGTATGACCATGCAGTTTTCAGAAAAAGTCCAGATTTTAAAAAAATCGCCGATCTTCTCCATTTTAAATGAATCGGAACAACTGGAGCTATCTAAAATTGCTTTTGAACGCGCCCTGAAGTCGGGCGAATTTCTCTTCCAGGAAGAGGAGCGTTGCGAATATTTTTATGTCCTCGTGGAAGGCAAGATAAGGGCTTCCCTTTATTCCTCTTTAGGGAAAGACCTGACCTTAATTACCTACTTGCGGCCCGGTGAGATCTTGGGCCCCACCTCCATTTTCCGGGACAGACCCCCTTCCGGCTCCATGCAGGCCGTGGTCCCGACACAAGTCTTAGGATTCAACAAAAATGAATTTGTCTCCTTTATCCTCGGTCACCCCTTAATCATGTTGGAAATGCTCAAGGTTCTGGCCGCCAGGGTTTCGGAATTGAATCGGCGGCTCAGGGATGTGGCCGGGGAAAGGGTGGAACAGCGCCTGTTCCGGGTTATGCTGACTTTGTCCCGCAGACTCGGCCCGACCTTTACCATCACCCGCCAGGAGCTGGCCGACATGGTCGGAGCCACCACCGAGACGATCATCCGGATCTTAAGTTCCCTGCAAAAGGAAAAGATCATCGCCTCGGTTCGGGGAAAAGTCACGATCCTCGATGAGGCCCGGCTTCGAGTCTTAAGCGAAGGCCTTTCATAG
- a CDS encoding ABC transporter ATP-binding protein, with protein sequence MTGLRSSVKTESSRKPILEEAQPVPEPILRMEGIHTFIGKHHVLQGVSLEIYPGNITVLLGRNGAGKSTTLRTIMGLVPPTQGTIHFKNQPIDHLKPFQVARLGIGFVPEDRGLFDHLTVEENFRVAMLGEDETSWQRLESILEIFPDLKKFWRAKAGVLSGGQKQMLAIARPLVNPNALLLIDEPSKGLAPIIIEHLIEAIHKLKEKAVIILVEQNFYMASRLGNAFCLFDDGKTVLKGPMEEIIRDEDLKKKYLGISKTS encoded by the coding sequence ATGACCGGCCTGAGGTCATCAGTCAAAACCGAATCGTCCAGGAAGCCTATTTTGGAGGAGGCCCAGCCAGTGCCTGAACCCATCCTTAGGATGGAGGGGATTCACACCTTCATTGGAAAACATCATGTCTTGCAGGGTGTCTCCCTGGAGATTTATCCGGGGAATATAACGGTGCTTTTGGGAAGAAACGGGGCCGGCAAGAGTACGACCCTGCGGACCATTATGGGGTTGGTTCCTCCCACTCAAGGGACCATTCATTTTAAGAATCAACCGATTGATCATCTGAAGCCTTTTCAAGTCGCCCGGCTGGGAATAGGGTTTGTTCCCGAAGATCGCGGCCTTTTCGATCATCTGACGGTGGAAGAGAACTTCCGGGTGGCCATGCTTGGGGAAGATGAAACCTCCTGGCAGAGACTGGAGTCCATCCTGGAAATCTTCCCGGATCTCAAAAAATTCTGGAGGGCCAAGGCCGGAGTTTTGAGCGGCGGACAAAAGCAAATGCTGGCTATTGCCCGCCCCCTGGTCAACCCCAATGCCCTGTTATTGATCGATGAACCCTCCAAAGGATTAGCCCCGATCATCATCGAACACCTGATCGAAGCCATCCATAAACTTAAAGAAAAAGCGGTCATTATCCTGGTGGAACAGAATTTTTATATGGCCAGCCGCTTAGGGAATGCCTTCTGTCTGTTTGACGACGGGAAGACTGTCCTTAAAGGTCCCATGGAGGAAATCATCCGGGATGAAGATCTGAAAAAGAAATATTTGGGGATTTCAAAGACTTCTTAG
- a CDS encoding substrate-binding domain-containing protein, which yields MLLVSLMLVPLGTPVHGAEPPIKIGIIQGFSGALEAYAKQMLTGFKMGLEYATKGKNEVLGRKIELIVEDDQLKPDVAKRLITKLYADNKVDLVIGTTSSAAALAMLPVALEFKKILLIEPAVADSITGSAWNRYVFRTGRNSGQDAIANAKAVAKPGVYLAGIAQDYAFGRDGVSAYKAAAEKLGARVIHEEYCPMAQSDHTSSVQRIIDALKDKPGEKYIFSYWAGKHTPIEQLGGMKVEKYGIKITTGANILPVLKTYLPLLKAYESLRGITGGAYYYYEIPKNPVNNWLVKEHLARFKEPPDFFTCGGFAAATAVVTALEKAKSTQTEKLISTMEGMEFQTPKGKMIFRKEDHQALQSMYIFRFEAKADREWAVPVLVREISPEEGAPPIQVKK from the coding sequence ATGTTGCTGGTTTCATTGATGCTGGTCCCTCTGGGGACCCCGGTTCACGGGGCGGAACCTCCCATTAAGATCGGGATCATCCAAGGGTTCTCCGGGGCTTTGGAGGCCTATGCCAAACAGATGCTGACCGGCTTTAAAATGGGCCTGGAATATGCCACCAAAGGGAAAAACGAGGTCCTGGGCCGAAAGATTGAGCTGATTGTCGAAGACGACCAATTGAAGCCCGATGTGGCCAAGAGGCTTATCACCAAATTATATGCGGACAATAAGGTGGATCTGGTCATCGGGACGACCAGCAGCGCCGCTGCTTTAGCCATGCTCCCGGTGGCCCTGGAGTTTAAAAAAATCCTGTTGATCGAACCGGCTGTGGCCGATTCGATCACCGGCAGTGCCTGGAATCGCTATGTCTTCCGGACCGGCAGAAACTCCGGGCAGGATGCCATTGCCAATGCCAAGGCCGTGGCCAAACCCGGGGTCTATCTGGCCGGCATCGCCCAGGATTATGCCTTTGGGAGGGACGGCGTTTCGGCTTATAAGGCTGCGGCCGAGAAATTGGGGGCCAGGGTGATCCATGAAGAATATTGCCCCATGGCCCAAAGCGACCACACTTCCTCGGTCCAGAGAATAATCGATGCCTTAAAGGATAAGCCCGGCGAAAAATATATTTTTTCTTACTGGGCGGGAAAGCATACCCCCATCGAACAATTGGGCGGCATGAAGGTGGAAAAATATGGAATCAAGATCACGACCGGGGCCAACATCCTTCCGGTCTTAAAGACCTACCTTCCCCTGCTCAAGGCCTATGAAAGTCTAAGGGGGATAACCGGAGGGGCCTATTACTATTACGAGATCCCTAAAAATCCGGTGAATAATTGGCTGGTCAAGGAGCATCTTGCCCGATTCAAGGAGCCGCCGGACTTTTTCACCTGTGGAGGATTCGCAGCCGCCACGGCGGTGGTGACGGCCCTGGAAAAAGCCAAATCAACCCAGACGGAAAAATTGATATCAACCATGGAAGGGATGGAGTTCCAGACCCCCAAAGGGAAAATGATTTTCCGAAAGGAAGACCATCAGGCCCTGCAATCCATGTACATCTTTCGATTCGAAGCCAAGGCGGATAGAGAATGGGCTGTGCCGGTTCTGGTCAGGGAGATTTCTCCGGAAGAAGGCGCACCACCCATCCAGGTCAAAAAATAG
- a CDS encoding branched-chain amino acid ABC transporter permease → MTSAGRPWIPRLIGPALILLPLLFIQPKTYLTLTISGLAMGMLLFLVASGFSLIFGFMDVLNFAHGAFFAWGAYVGYTAMLWINKWSGWATSDSFFLNMIIFLLALMAAGLSVAVLGIIIERLVIRRVYGNHLFQIFITVGTMIVLEELIRITWGPDDEVMSVPQSFIGSWDLFDVVISKYPMIAIVIGLLIYGAMHLILKKTKLGMIVRAGVEKPEMVQAMGHNIYRYFTGVFAAGSALAAIGGGMWATFVKSIHPAMGGEVIIFALVIAIIGGLGSMTGSVVGALIVGLSYNYVAYLIPKGSLGITMILLIVVLLIKPTGLFSEGT, encoded by the coding sequence ATGACCTCTGCTGGCAGACCATGGATTCCAAGGCTTATCGGGCCGGCCCTGATCCTTCTTCCCCTTTTGTTCATCCAACCCAAGACCTATCTGACTTTGACTATCTCCGGATTGGCCATGGGGATGCTCCTCTTCCTGGTGGCTTCGGGCTTCTCTTTGATCTTCGGTTTTATGGATGTCCTGAATTTTGCCCACGGGGCCTTTTTCGCCTGGGGGGCCTATGTAGGTTATACGGCCATGCTCTGGATCAACAAATGGTCGGGGTGGGCCACTTCGGATTCCTTCTTCTTGAATATGATCATCTTTCTTCTGGCCTTGATGGCAGCCGGATTAAGCGTGGCTGTCCTGGGGATTATTATTGAGAGACTGGTGATTCGTCGCGTCTATGGAAACCATCTGTTTCAAATTTTTATCACCGTCGGGACCATGATCGTCCTGGAGGAATTGATTCGCATCACCTGGGGGCCGGACGATGAGGTCATGTCCGTACCCCAGAGCTTCATCGGATCCTGGGATCTTTTCGATGTGGTCATCTCAAAATACCCCATGATCGCCATTGTCATCGGACTATTGATTTACGGGGCCATGCACCTGATCCTGAAAAAAACAAAACTAGGGATGATTGTCCGGGCCGGGGTGGAAAAACCGGAGATGGTTCAGGCTATGGGGCATAATATTTACCGGTATTTTACCGGCGTATTTGCTGCCGGATCGGCCCTGGCCGCCATTGGCGGCGGCATGTGGGCCACTTTCGTCAAATCCATTCACCCGGCCATGGGGGGAGAAGTGATCATTTTCGCCCTGGTCATCGCCATCATTGGGGGCCTGGGCAGTATGACCGGTTCGGTGGTCGGCGCTTTGATTGTCGGGCTTTCGTACAATTACGTAGCTTACCTGATCCCTAAAGGGTCTTTAGGCATTACCATGATCCTTTTAATCGTTGTTTTATTGATCAAGCCGACCGGGTTATTTTCGGAGGGAACCTGA
- a CDS encoding S24/S26 family peptidase: protein MIPTLFPGDIVLIDRDDPRGKMDFKNGRIYGVRTKGGECQVKRVYAQSQALIISSDNREVPPEPAWTDDLKRLIIGRVVWGWRNLQEA from the coding sequence ATGATACCCACCCTTTTCCCGGGAGATATCGTCCTGATCGATCGGGATGACCCCCGAGGAAAGATGGATTTCAAGAATGGCCGCATTTATGGGGTCAGAACCAAAGGTGGGGAATGTCAGGTAAAACGGGTTTATGCGCAATCGCAGGCCCTCATTATCAGTTCGGACAACCGGGAAGTTCCTCCCGAACCTGCCTGGACCGATGACCTTAAGCGGCTCATCATCGGCAGGGTCGTCTGGGGCTGGAGGAACCTGCAGGAAGCCTAA